CCGGCCCTGCACGGGCTTGACCACGTAGTCGTCGGCGCCGGACTCCAGCCCGACGACCACGTCGATGTCGTCACTCCGCGCGGTCAGCAGGATGATCGGCAGCTGGTCGGTGCGCCGGATGCGCCGGCACACCTCGAACCCGTCGATGCCGGGCAGCATCACGTCCAGCACGATCAGGTCCGGCCGCTGCTCGCGCAGCAGTTTCAGACCGTCCTCACCGCTGGCAGCGGTGGCCACCCGGTGTCCCTGGCGCGTCAGGGAGAGCTCCAGGGCCGTGCGGATGGCGTCGTCGTCCTCGATCAGCAACAGGGAAGGCACGGGCTCATTCTGGCCCATGGACGGGCTCTCGTACGACCTGCCGGCACCATGACGTCTCCAGCGCCACCGGCTGTGCGCGCTCTGTGACGGTTCTGTGAGGGACCCCTGTGACAGGTCTGTGACAGTCGGCTGACACGTCCATGAAGGTCGCTCGGCAAGCTTCTCGGCACAGGCAAGGAAGCAACACCAGCAAGCCGGACACCGGAAGTCCACGACGGGGGAGCGCGAGATGAACACGCTGCACGGGATGAGCACCAGCGCAGTGGTCACGCGTCTGCACGACGTGCACCGGGGTTCGGAGAAGTCCGGTGTTGTGAGCGGGCGGGGGTGCGCTCGCGGCACCGGGCGTCAGCACACCGGTTACATGACGGTGGTTGACGCCCACACGGGGGAGACGCACGGGGGATCCGCGTACGGGGAGGACTCGGGGGAGCGTCGTTCGCTGACGGAGGCGGAGTTCACCGCCTACGTCCAGGAGCGCCGCGCCTCCCTGTACGCCACCGCCTACCACCTGACCGGCGACCGCTTCGAGGCCGAGGACCTGCTGCAGAGCGCGCTGTTCTCGACCTACCGGGCGTGGGAGCGGATCAGCGACAAGGCGGCGGTCGGCGGCTACCTGCGCCGCACCATGACCAACCTGCACATCAGCGCCTGGCGGCGCCGCAAGCTCAACGAGTACCCGACCGAGGAACTGCCGGA
Above is a genomic segment from Streptomyces collinus Tu 365 containing:
- a CDS encoding SigE family RNA polymerase sigma factor: MNTLHGMSTSAVVTRLHDVHRGSEKSGVVSGRGCARGTGRQHTGYMTVVDAHTGETHGGSAYGEDSGERRSLTEAEFTAYVQERRASLYATAYHLTGDRFEAEDLLQSALFSTYRAWERISDKAAVGGYLRRTMTNLHISAWRRRKLNEYPTEELPETPGDTDAMRGTELRAVLWQALARLPELQRTMLVLRYYEGRTDPEIAEILDISVGTVKSSIWRSLRRLRDDEVLSFGRDEEDAFGELVA